GGTGACCATGTCGCTCGTGCGCCGGCGGTCGTGCTGGCGCTCGGCGGGGCGAGCTGGCCGCGGCTGGGCTCGGACGGGGCGTGGCTGCCGCTGCTGCGCGATCGCGGCGTGCCGGTGCGCGAGCTCCTGCCATCGAATTGCGGCTTCGACGTCGCCTTGCCGCACGGATGGAGCGAGTTCTTCCGCGATCGATTCGCCGGTCAGCCGCTGAAGAACGTCGCGCTGTCGTTCGACGGCGCCGACGGCACGCGCCTGCATCAGCAGGGCGAGTTCATCGTCACCGAAGGCGGCGTCGAGGGCAGCCTGGTCTACGCCGCGTCGGGCGCCTTGCGCGACACGATCGCGGCGACCGGGGTCGCGCTCGCGCACATCGACCTGCTGCCGCAACGCAGCGCCGGATTCGTCGCTGCGGAAGTCGCGCGCCCGCGCGGTTCGCGTTCGCTGTCCACGCATCTGAAGACGCGGCTCGGGATCGAAGGCGTGAAGGCCGCACTGCTGCGCGAGCTGCTGCCGCGCGAGGTGTTCAACGATGCGGCGTCGCTGGCCGGCGCGATCAAGGCGCTGCCGCTGCCGCTGGCGCGTCCGCGCCCCGTCGCCGAGGCGATCAGCAGCGCCGGTGGCGTGCCCTTCGAGGCGCTCGACGACGGCCTCATGCTGCGGGCGCTGCCGGGTGTCTTCGTCGCCGGCGAGATGCTCGACTGGGAGGCTCCCACCGGCGGCTATCTGCTGACGGCGTGTTTTGCGACGGGTCGCGCGGCGGGCGCGGCCGCCTCGATGCGCTGAGAAAAAACACCACCATCGCTATGGCACACTGCGCGCCTTCTTCGCAGTCTGCCCCTCCCGAATTGGACAAGATCCTGTTGCAACTGGCGGCCGAACTCAAGGTCCGGCCGGCCCAAGTGAACGCGGCCGTCGAACTGCTGGACGGCGGTGCCACGGTGCCTTTCATCGCCCGCTACCGAAAGGAAGCGACCGACGGACTCGACGATACGCAGCTGCGCGAGCTGGAGACCCGGCTCGGCTACCTGCGCGAGCTGGAGGAGCGGCGCGCCGCGGTGCTCAAGAGCATCGACGAGCAGGGCAAGCTCACCCCCGAGCTTCGCGCCGCCATCGAGGCCGCCCCGACGAAGCAGGAGCTCGAGGACCTGTACCTGCCGTACAAGCCCAGGCGCCGCACCAAGGGCATGATCGCCCGCGAAGCCGGCCTCGAACCGCTGGCCGACAAGCTGTTCGCCGATCCGTCGCTCGATCCCGCGGCCGAAGCGCTGGCCTTCGTCAACGCCGATGCCGGCTTTGCCGATGCGCTGGCCGTGCTCGACGGCGTGCGCGACATCCTGTCCGAGCGCTGGGCCGAAGACGCCACGCTGGTCGGCAAGCTGCGCGAGTGGCTCTGGTCGGAGGGCCTGTTCCGTTCGAAGCTGATGGACGGCAAGGACGAGAACCACCCCGACATCGCCAAGTTCCGTGACTACTTCGACTACGACGAGCCGATCCGCAGCGTGCCGTCGCACCGCGCGCTCGCGGTTTTCCGCGGCCGCACGCAGGAAGTCCTCGATGCCAAGCTGGTGCTCGACGAGGAGCCGGTTCCCGGCCAGCCGAGCCTGGCCGAGGGACGCATCGCCATCCACCTCGGCTGGAGCCACGCGAAGCGTCCCGCCGACGACCTGATCCGCAAGACCGTCGCCTGGACCTGGAAGGTGAAGCTGTCGCTGAGCCTGGAGCGCGACCTCTTCGCACGCCTGCGTGAAGAGGCCGAGCACGTCGCGATCAAGGTGTTCGCCGAGAACCTTCGCGACCTGCTGCTCGCCGCCCCTGCCGGCAAGCGCGTCGTCATGGGTCTCGATCCGGGCATTCGCACCGGGGTCAAGGTGGCCGTGGTCAGCGACACCGGCAAGGTGCTCGACACCAGCACGGTCTATCCGCACGAGCCGCGCAAGGATTGGGAAGGCTCCATCCACACCCTGGGTCGTCTGTGCGCAACGCACGGCGTGAACCTGATCGCCATCGGCAACGGCACCGCCAGCCGCGAGACCGACAAGCTCGCGGCCGACCTGATCAAGCGCATCCAGCAGGTGGCGCCGGGCACGCACATCGAGAAGGTGGTCGTCAGCGAGGCGGGTGCTTCGGTGTACTCGGCGTCCGAGTTCGCGAGCAAGGAGCTGCCCGAGCTGGACGTGAGCCTGCGCGGCGCGGTGTCGATCGCGCGGCGGCTGCAGGATCCGCTGGCCGAGCTGGTGAAGATCGAGCCCAAGAGCATCGGGGTGGGCCAGTACCAGCACGACGTCAACCAGAGCGAGCTGGCGAAGAGCCTGGACGCGGTGGTGGAAGACTGCGTCAACTCCGTCGGTGTCGACCTCAACACCGCATCGGCTCCGCTGCTGGCCCGCGTGTCGGGACTGAGCAGCGCGGTGGCGGCGAGCATCGTGCGCTGGCGCGACGCCAACGGCGCGTTCCGCAACCGGCAGCAGCTGCTCGACGTCGCCGGGCTGGGCGCCAAGACCTTCGAGCAGGCCGCCGGCTTCCTGCGCATCCGCGGCGGCGACAACCCGCTGGACCTGTCGGGGGTGCACCCGGAGACCTATCCGGTGGTCGAGCGCATTCTGGCGAGCGTGAAGAAGCCGGCGGGCGAGGTGATGGGGCGCAGCGACGTGATCCGGGCGCTCAAGCCCGAGGCCTTCGCCGACGAGAACTTCGGCGCGATCACGGTGAAGGACATCCTCGCCGAGCTGGAGAAGCCGGGCCGCGACCCGCGCCCCGACTTCAAGGTCGCGCGCTTCAACGACGGCGTCGAGGACATCAAGGATCTGCAGCCGGGCATGACGCTGGAGGGCACGGTGAGCAACGTCGCCCAGTTCGGCGCCTTCGTCGACCTCGGCGTGCACCAGGACGGCCTGGTGCATGTGAGCCAGCTCAGCCACAAGTTCGTCAACGACGCGCGCGA
The Piscinibacter sp. XHJ-5 DNA segment above includes these coding regions:
- a CDS encoding Tex family protein, encoding MDKILLQLAAELKVRPAQVNAAVELLDGGATVPFIARYRKEATDGLDDTQLRELETRLGYLRELEERRAAVLKSIDEQGKLTPELRAAIEAAPTKQELEDLYLPYKPRRRTKGMIAREAGLEPLADKLFADPSLDPAAEALAFVNADAGFADALAVLDGVRDILSERWAEDATLVGKLREWLWSEGLFRSKLMDGKDENHPDIAKFRDYFDYDEPIRSVPSHRALAVFRGRTQEVLDAKLVLDEEPVPGQPSLAEGRIAIHLGWSHAKRPADDLIRKTVAWTWKVKLSLSLERDLFARLREEAEHVAIKVFAENLRDLLLAAPAGKRVVMGLDPGIRTGVKVAVVSDTGKVLDTSTVYPHEPRKDWEGSIHTLGRLCATHGVNLIAIGNGTASRETDKLAADLIKRIQQVAPGTHIEKVVVSEAGASVYSASEFASKELPELDVSLRGAVSIARRLQDPLAELVKIEPKSIGVGQYQHDVNQSELAKSLDAVVEDCVNSVGVDLNTASAPLLARVSGLSSAVAASIVRWRDANGAFRNRQQLLDVAGLGAKTFEQAAGFLRIRGGDNPLDLSGVHPETYPVVERILASVKKPAGEVMGRSDVIRALKPEAFADENFGAITVKDILAELEKPGRDPRPDFKVARFNDGVEDIKDLQPGMTLEGTVSNVAQFGAFVDLGVHQDGLVHVSQLSHKFVNDAREVVKTGDIVKVKVLEVDLARKRISLTMKLDAKPVGKGEAGGNSFRQPGRGERVPSSGNRQAAPQGQSAMAAAFAKLQSKN
- a CDS encoding TIGR03862 family flavoprotein, with product MTRSAIVVGGGPAGLMAAETLAQSGARVDVFDAMPSVGRKFLLAGKGGLNLTHSEPFDAFASRFGARRPQIEPLLRAFDAGALRQWAGGLGVTTFVGSSGRVFPLDMKAAPLLRAWLHRLRGQGVRFHMRHRWVGWGDDGAGLRFATPAGDHVARAPAVVLALGGASWPRLGSDGAWLPLLRDRGVPVRELLPSNCGFDVALPHGWSEFFRDRFAGQPLKNVALSFDGADGTRLHQQGEFIVTEGGVEGSLVYAASGALRDTIAATGVALAHIDLLPQRSAGFVAAEVARPRGSRSLSTHLKTRLGIEGVKAALLRELLPREVFNDAASLAGAIKALPLPLARPRPVAEAISSAGGVPFEALDDGLMLRALPGVFVAGEMLDWEAPTGGYLLTACFATGRAAGAAASMR